In one Silene latifolia isolate original U9 population chromosome 10, ASM4854445v1, whole genome shotgun sequence genomic region, the following are encoded:
- the LOC141607714 gene encoding uncharacterized protein LOC141607714, with protein MFEDDFLIFCKRNAQSIMLLIRAFSSFSNASGLQINTSKSEVNRIRSLAARKLSYAGSVDLINSVVNTLYYYWASIFIIPKSVINRVEAICRNYLWDGNTEYHRVLLIAWDKVTLPKEEGGLGIKGAKIWNYATIAKLVDWIYGKADRLSIRWVNQIYIKGKNWHNYSPPADVTWSWKNICKEKKLLKHGYIDDQWIADARGYSIRSGYEWLRTYKLKQYWANMV; from the exons ATGTTTGAAGATGACTTCCTCATATTTTGCAAACGAAATGCTCAATCCATTATGCTTCTAATTAGGGCTTTTTCCTCATTCTCCAATGCTTCAGGACTCCAAATCAACACATCCAAATCAGAG GTTAACAGGATTAGAAGTCTTGCAGCTAGGAAGCTCTCATATGCAGGCAGTGTGGACTTAATTAACTCTGTTGTTAATACTCTATACTACTATTGGGCAAGCATCTTCATCATTCCTAAAAGTGTCATTAACAGGGTTGAGGCAATCTGTAGGAACTACCTCTGGGATGGTAATACAGAATATCACAGAGTCCTTCTCATTGCGTGGGATAAAGTTACACTACCTAAGGAGGAAGGGGGCTTGGGAATTAAGGGGGCTAAGATATGGAACTATGCTACAATTGCAAAATTAGTGGACTGGATATATGGGAAAGCTGATAGACTGTCGATAAGATGGGTGAATCAAATCTACATCAAAGGTAAGAACTGGCACAACTATTCCCCTCCTGCTGATGTTACCTGGTCTTGGAAAAATATCTGCAAGGAAAAGAAATTGCTGAAGCATGGATACATAGATGATCAATGGATAGCTGATGCTAGAGGTTATTCCATAAGAAGTGGTTATGAATGGCTTAGGACATACAAGCTTAAGCAGTACTGGGCTAATATGGTTTAG